One part of the Sphingopyxis sp. PAMC25046 genome encodes these proteins:
- the gltX gene encoding glutamate--tRNA ligase gives MATENPTRTAGATPEATGADVVTRFAPSPTGYLHIGGARTALFNWLFARHHGGKFLLRIEDTDRARSTDAAIDAILDGMQWLDLDWDGETVYQFARASRHAEVAHELLAKGAAYRCYLTQDELAAMRAEAQEKRQPFRVRSPWRDRDDGDPAAPHVLRLRAPQDGAVTIADKVQGEVTVQNAELDDFILLRSDGTPTYMLSVVVDDNDMGVTHVIRGDDHLNNAFRQLALLRAMNWREPVYAHVPLIHGADGAKLSKRHGALGVDAYRDEMGYLPEAVNNYLLRLGWGHGDDEIISREQATEWFDLDHVGRSPSRFDFKKLENLNGHYLREADDARLADLVAPRVEKLVGRALDGVDRDLLTRAMDALKPRAKTLDEIADGATFLFQPDPLPMDEKAAEVLKAAPEGLLAAVTKRLRGLNDWTTEELDAAVRAEAEAAELGLGKLAQPLRAALTGRTVSPGIFDVLLLLGRDVSLARLDAAQHYPAGA, from the coding sequence GTGGCAACCGAAAACCCAACCAGAACGGCCGGAGCGACCCCCGAGGCGACCGGCGCCGATGTCGTGACCCGCTTCGCGCCCTCGCCGACCGGCTATCTGCATATCGGCGGCGCGCGCACCGCGCTGTTCAACTGGCTCTTCGCTCGCCATCACGGCGGAAAATTCCTGCTCCGCATCGAGGATACCGACCGCGCGCGCTCGACCGATGCCGCGATCGATGCGATTCTCGACGGGATGCAGTGGCTCGATCTCGATTGGGACGGCGAGACCGTGTATCAGTTCGCGCGCGCATCGCGCCATGCCGAGGTCGCGCACGAGCTGCTCGCCAAGGGCGCCGCCTATCGCTGCTATCTGACGCAGGACGAGCTCGCCGCGATGCGCGCCGAAGCGCAGGAAAAGCGCCAGCCCTTCCGCGTGCGCAGCCCGTGGCGCGACCGCGACGACGGCGATCCCGCGGCGCCGCATGTGCTGCGCCTCCGCGCGCCGCAAGACGGCGCGGTGACGATCGCCGACAAGGTACAGGGCGAGGTCACCGTCCAGAACGCCGAACTCGACGATTTCATCCTGCTGCGGAGCGACGGCACGCCAACCTATATGCTAAGCGTCGTCGTCGACGATAACGATATGGGCGTCACGCACGTCATCCGCGGCGACGACCATCTCAACAACGCCTTCCGCCAATTGGCGCTGCTGCGCGCGATGAACTGGCGCGAGCCCGTCTATGCACATGTCCCGCTGATCCACGGCGCCGACGGCGCGAAGCTGTCGAAACGTCACGGCGCGCTCGGCGTCGATGCCTATCGCGACGAGATGGGCTATCTGCCCGAAGCGGTGAACAATTATCTCCTCCGTCTCGGCTGGGGCCACGGCGATGACGAGATCATCAGCCGCGAACAGGCGACCGAGTGGTTCGATCTCGACCATGTCGGCCGCTCGCCGTCGCGCTTCGACTTCAAGAAGCTCGAAAATCTCAACGGCCATTATCTCCGCGAGGCCGACGACGCGCGCCTTGCGGACCTCGTCGCGCCGCGAGTCGAAAAGCTGGTCGGCCGCGCGCTCGACGGCGTTGATCGCGACCTGCTGACGCGCGCGATGGACGCACTCAAACCGCGCGCGAAGACGCTCGACGAGATCGCCGACGGCGCGACTTTCCTGTTTCAGCCGGACCCGTTGCCGATGGACGAAAAGGCGGCCGAGGTGCTAAAGGCTGCGCCCGAAGGCCTGCTGGCTGCGGTGACCAAGCGGCTGCGCGGGCTGAACGACTGGACGACAGAAGAGCTGGACGCCGCCGTGCGCGCCGAAGCCGAAGCCGCCGAACTGGGGCTCGGAAAACTCGCGCAGCCTCTACGCGCTGCATTAACCGGCCGAACCGTTTCCCCGGGAATTTTCGACGTGCTGCTCTTGCTCGGACGCGATGTCAGTCTCGCCCGACTTGACGCAGCGCAACATTATCCGGCAGGGGCGTAG
- a CDS encoding citrate synthase, producing the protein MTDTAKITLGDKTVDSPVLSGTVGPDVVDIRKFYAQTGAFTYDPGFTSTASCESQITYIDGDEGVLLHRGYAIGDLAENSSFMEVCYLLLNGELPNADELAKFDNTITRHTMLHEQLATFYRGFRRDAHPMAVMCGVVGALSAFYHDSTEIHDPHQRMIASHRLIAKMPTIAAMAYKYSVGQPFVYPDNKLSYTGNFLRMTFGVPAEEYEVVPAVERALDRIFILHADHEQNASTSTVRLAGSSGANPFACIAAGIACLWGPAHGGANEAALNMLREIGRPERIPEYIARAKDKDDPFRLMGFGHRVYKNYDPRATVMQKTVREVFDALKVNDPVFEVALQLEEMALNDPYFIEKKLFPNVDFYSGVILSAIGFPTTMFTALFALARTVGWVAQWNEMISDPAQKIGRPRQLYTGPTHRPFVPVDKR; encoded by the coding sequence ATGACCGACACCGCGAAAATCACGCTGGGCGACAAGACCGTCGACAGCCCTGTCCTGTCGGGCACCGTCGGCCCCGATGTGGTCGATATCCGCAAATTCTATGCCCAGACGGGCGCCTTCACCTACGACCCCGGCTTCACCTCGACCGCGAGCTGCGAATCGCAGATCACCTATATCGACGGCGACGAAGGCGTCCTGCTCCACCGCGGCTACGCGATCGGCGACCTCGCCGAAAATTCGAGCTTCATGGAGGTCTGCTACCTCCTCCTGAACGGCGAGCTGCCGAATGCCGACGAACTCGCGAAATTCGACAACACCATCACCCGCCACACGATGCTGCACGAACAGCTCGCGACCTTCTATCGCGGTTTTCGCCGCGACGCGCACCCGATGGCCGTCATGTGCGGCGTCGTCGGCGCGCTTTCGGCTTTCTACCACGATTCGACCGAGATCCACGACCCGCACCAGCGGATGATCGCGAGCCACCGGCTGATCGCGAAGATGCCGACGATCGCCGCGATGGCGTATAAATATTCGGTCGGCCAGCCCTTCGTCTATCCCGACAACAAGCTCAGCTACACCGGCAATTTCCTGCGCATGACCTTCGGCGTGCCGGCCGAGGAATATGAGGTCGTTCCCGCCGTCGAGCGCGCACTCGACCGCATCTTCATCCTTCACGCCGATCACGAACAGAATGCGTCGACCTCGACCGTCCGCCTCGCGGGTTCGTCCGGCGCCAATCCCTTTGCGTGCATCGCGGCGGGCATTGCCTGCCTCTGGGGCCCCGCGCACGGCGGCGCGAACGAAGCCGCGCTCAACATGCTGCGCGAAATCGGCCGTCCCGAGCGCATCCCCGAATATATCGCCCGCGCGAAGGACAAGGACGATCCGTTCCGCCTGATGGGCTTCGGCCACCGCGTCTATAAAAATTACGACCCGCGCGCGACCGTCATGCAAAAGACGGTGCGCGAGGTGTTCGACGCGTTGAAGGTCAACGACCCGGTGTTCGAAGTCGCGCTTCAGCTCGAGGAAATGGCGCTCAACGATCCTTATTTCATCGAAAAGAAGCTGTTCCCGAACGTCGATTTCTATTCGGGCGTGATCCTCTCGGCGATCGGCTTCCCGACGACGATGTTCACCGCGCTCTTCGCGCTCGCGCGCACCGTGGGCTGGGTCGCGCAGTGGAACGAGATGATCTCGGATCCCGCGCAGAAGATCGGCCGTCCGCGCCAGCTCTACACCGGCCCGACGCACCGTCCGTTCGTCCCCGTCGACAAGCGCTGA
- a CDS encoding DUF1003 domain-containing protein, with protein sequence MNADTHLNDLSLRLLGRAFGELDSEESRVVQAIAKRAPSSRDAADIEDAQASRGDRLADKVAAVGGSWGFIIAFSLVLVGWMLLNSEVLEHFGLAFDPYPFIFLNLMLSTLAAVQAPIIMMSQNRQAAKDRLTASVDYEINLRAELEIMRLHEKLDQMRIAELAAKIDALCARMDGEAR encoded by the coding sequence GTGAACGCGGACACGCATCTCAACGATCTGTCGCTGCGATTGCTCGGCCGCGCCTTCGGCGAGCTCGATTCCGAGGAAAGCCGCGTCGTGCAGGCGATCGCGAAGCGCGCGCCGAGCAGCCGCGACGCCGCCGATATCGAGGATGCGCAGGCGAGCAGGGGCGACCGGCTCGCCGACAAGGTCGCTGCCGTGGGCGGCTCGTGGGGCTTCATCATCGCTTTTTCGCTGGTGCTGGTCGGCTGGATGCTTCTCAATTCGGAGGTGCTCGAACATTTCGGGCTGGCGTTCGACCCCTATCCGTTCATTTTCCTGAACCTGATGCTCTCGACCCTTGCTGCGGTGCAGGCACCGATCATCATGATGAGCCAGAACCGGCAGGCGGCGAAGGACCGGCTGACCGCGAGCGTCGATTACGAGATCAACCTGCGCGCCGAACTGGAGATCATGCGGCTGCACGAAAAGCTGGACCAGATGCGGATCGCAGAACTGGCGGCGAAGATCGATGCGCTGTGCGCGCGGATGGATGGAGAGGCGAGGTAA
- a CDS encoding NnrU family protein → MQPISLLIVTCILFVGSHLLLSHPLRDGLAGRLGERGFQIVYSIVAIATLIMVVQAWRGMPPEPPLWAVGDALWAAASLIVLFASILFMGSLIGNPALPAPHAARDAAAAPRGVFAITRHPMMWGFALWAAAHIMVMPTPGQIILSATIAFLALVGSAGQDAKKARLMGDAWRGWAARTSFVPYAGQLSGKASWGEAIPRPHALLGGIVLWIVATWAHGALGYMVAGIWRWVG, encoded by the coding sequence ATGCAACCCATCTCGCTTCTGATCGTCACCTGCATTTTGTTCGTCGGATCGCATCTTCTTCTCTCGCATCCGCTTCGGGACGGGCTCGCGGGGCGGCTCGGCGAGCGGGGGTTCCAGATCGTCTATTCGATCGTCGCGATCGCGACGCTGATCATGGTCGTGCAGGCCTGGCGCGGGATGCCGCCCGAGCCGCCGCTGTGGGCGGTCGGCGATGCGCTGTGGGCGGCCGCCTCGCTGATCGTGCTGTTCGCCAGCATCCTCTTCATGGGGTCGCTGATCGGCAATCCGGCGCTGCCCGCGCCGCACGCCGCCAGGGACGCGGCCGCCGCCCCGCGCGGTGTGTTCGCGATCACGCGGCACCCGATGATGTGGGGGTTCGCGCTGTGGGCGGCCGCGCATATCATGGTCATGCCGACGCCAGGGCAGATCATACTCTCCGCGACGATCGCCTTTCTCGCGCTCGTCGGGTCGGCGGGGCAGGATGCGAAAAAGGCGCGGCTGATGGGCGACGCGTGGCGCGGGTGGGCGGCGCGGACGAGCTTTGTGCCTTATGCGGGGCAGCTTTCGGGCAAGGCATCATGGGGCGAAGCGATTCCCCGGCCGCACGCGCTGCTCGGCGGAATAGTGCTTTGGATCGTCGCGACATGGGCGCATGGTGCGCTCGGCTATATGGTCGCCGGGATCTGGCGCTGGGTCGGATAG
- a CDS encoding amidohydrolase family protein, with product MIRALLLSAAAIVAVPAAAQDVAITNAKLVIGDGSAPIEGGTVVVRAGKVVAAGAGVAVPAGIERVDAEGKYVTPGIVAAFSRVGLTEVDAVSGTNDRSAPRTRFSAGLDIAPALNPMGSPVAVNRASGVTRAIVAPGGSSNLFAGQGAVVDLADDMDMVTRPRALQYVAFGEDGASKAGGSRAATFLLFREQLLAARSYARNPAALAEWGNDAMIQRADADALVRVIDGTTPLFVRVDRAVDIVNVLKLKGEFPALKLVLVGATEGWLVAREIAAAKVPVLVSPLTDLPSSFEQLGATQSNAGRLKAAGVDVSVGVFDDDDAHKMGYATQYAGNLVGLTRVPGASGLSWDQAFASISSMPARAVGMEGSIGSLRPGRAGDVVIWDNDPLELGSRPTMVWIDGKAQSLTTRQDRLRERYATPEEGALPNAYDW from the coding sequence ATGATCCGCGCTCTCCTCCTTTCGGCGGCCGCCATCGTTGCGGTTCCCGCCGCGGCGCAGGATGTCGCCATCACCAATGCCAAGCTCGTCATCGGCGACGGCAGCGCGCCGATCGAGGGTGGCACCGTCGTCGTCCGCGCCGGCAAGGTCGTCGCGGCAGGCGCCGGTGTCGCGGTCCCCGCGGGCATCGAGCGCGTCGATGCCGAGGGCAAATATGTGACCCCCGGAATCGTCGCGGCGTTCAGCCGCGTCGGGCTGACCGAGGTCGACGCGGTCAGCGGCACCAACGACCGCTCGGCGCCGCGCACGCGCTTTTCGGCGGGGCTCGACATCGCGCCCGCATTGAACCCGATGGGGTCGCCGGTCGCGGTCAATCGTGCGTCGGGGGTGACGCGCGCGATCGTCGCACCGGGCGGCAGCAGCAATTTGTTCGCAGGGCAGGGCGCGGTGGTCGACCTCGCCGACGACATGGACATGGTGACGCGCCCGCGCGCGCTCCAATATGTCGCGTTCGGCGAGGATGGCGCGTCGAAGGCCGGCGGCAGCCGCGCGGCGACTTTCCTCCTGTTCCGCGAACAATTGCTCGCGGCGCGCAGCTATGCCCGCAATCCGGCGGCGCTTGCCGAATGGGGCAATGACGCGATGATCCAGCGCGCCGACGCCGATGCGCTTGTCCGCGTCATCGACGGCACGACGCCGCTGTTCGTGCGCGTCGACCGTGCGGTCGACATCGTCAATGTGCTGAAGCTGAAGGGCGAATTTCCCGCGCTGAAGCTGGTGCTCGTCGGTGCCACCGAGGGCTGGCTCGTCGCGCGCGAGATCGCCGCGGCGAAGGTGCCGGTGCTCGTCTCGCCGCTCACCGACCTGCCGTCGAGCTTCGAACAACTCGGCGCGACGCAGTCGAACGCGGGACGGCTCAAGGCCGCTGGCGTCGACGTGTCGGTCGGGGTGTTCGACGACGATGACGCGCACAAGATGGGCTATGCGACGCAATATGCCGGCAACCTCGTCGGGCTGACGCGCGTGCCGGGGGCGAGCGGGCTGAGCTGGGATCAGGCTTTCGCGTCGATCAGCAGCATGCCCGCGCGCGCGGTCGGCATGGAAGGCAGCATCGGGTCGCTGCGCCCGGGGCGCGCCGGCGACGTCGTGATCTGGGACAATGACCCGCTCGAGCTGGGCAGCCGGCCGACGATGGTGTGGATCGACGGCAAGGCGCAGTCGCTGACGACGCGGCAGGACCGGTTGCGCGAGCGCTATGCGACGCCGGAGGAAGGGGCGCTGCCCAACGCATACGACTGGTAG
- a CDS encoding amidohydrolase, whose translation MIKGVKGSLLAAVSLALVGCAATGKDTASASDKPAEKPAKFNKDPYPSTYKPYPGQVTAVRNVTIFDGEGGRIENGTVLLAEGKVEAIGGPDTPIPADIAVFDGTGKFLTPGVIDIHSHLGDYPSPSVDAHSDGNEATSPTTPEVWSEHSVWPQDPGFSRALANGGVTSLQILPGSANLMGGRSITLKNVPSRTVQGMKFPGAPYGLKMACGENPKRVYGGKGRMPSTRMGNFAVNRATWQKAAAYKKKMDDGKAVDRDLAMETLAGVLSGEILVHNHCYRADEMALVIDMSKEFGYKVSTFHHAVESYKIADILAKEGICSAMWADWWGFKMEAYDSVPENIPLVYKAGACTIVHSDDANQIQRLNQEAAKARAAGRRIGIDVSDEMAWTWLSYNPAKALGIADRTGSLKPGKMADVVLWNGNPFSAYTRPEKVWIDGALMFDAMDPKRRPVSDFELGQPGEGDVK comes from the coding sequence ATGATCAAGGGTGTGAAGGGCAGCCTGCTGGCTGCGGTGTCGCTGGCGCTCGTTGGTTGTGCGGCGACTGGAAAGGACACGGCCTCGGCGAGCGACAAGCCCGCCGAAAAGCCGGCGAAGTTCAACAAGGATCCTTATCCGTCGACCTATAAGCCTTATCCGGGGCAGGTCACCGCCGTGCGCAACGTCACCATCTTTGACGGCGAGGGCGGGCGGATCGAAAATGGCACCGTGCTGCTGGCGGAAGGCAAGGTCGAGGCGATCGGCGGTCCCGATACGCCGATTCCCGCCGACATCGCGGTCTTTGACGGAACCGGCAAGTTCCTGACCCCGGGCGTTATCGACATCCACAGCCATCTTGGCGACTATCCAAGCCCGAGTGTCGATGCGCATTCGGACGGCAATGAGGCGACGTCGCCGACGACCCCCGAAGTCTGGTCCGAACATAGCGTGTGGCCGCAGGACCCGGGCTTCAGCCGTGCGCTGGCGAATGGCGGCGTAACCAGCCTGCAAATCCTGCCGGGCAGCGCCAATTTGATGGGCGGGCGCTCGATCACGCTCAAGAATGTGCCCTCGCGCACGGTGCAGGGGATGAAATTCCCCGGCGCGCCCTATGGCCTGAAAATGGCGTGCGGCGAGAATCCGAAGCGCGTCTATGGTGGCAAGGGGCGGATGCCCTCGACCCGCATGGGCAATTTCGCGGTCAACCGCGCGACCTGGCAGAAGGCCGCCGCCTACAAGAAGAAGATGGACGACGGAAAGGCCGTCGACCGCGACCTCGCGATGGAGACGCTCGCGGGCGTGCTGTCGGGCGAGATACTCGTCCACAACCATTGCTACCGCGCCGACGAAATGGCGCTCGTCATCGATATGTCGAAGGAGTTCGGCTACAAGGTGTCGACCTTTCACCATGCGGTCGAAAGCTACAAGATCGCCGACATCCTTGCCAAGGAAGGCATCTGCTCGGCGATGTGGGCCGACTGGTGGGGCTTCAAGATGGAAGCCTATGACTCGGTCCCCGAGAATATCCCGCTCGTCTACAAGGCCGGCGCGTGCACGATTGTCCACTCGGACGACGCGAACCAGATCCAGCGGCTGAACCAGGAAGCGGCGAAAGCGCGCGCCGCGGGGCGCCGCATCGGCATCGATGTCAGCGACGAAATGGCGTGGACCTGGCTGTCGTACAATCCGGCGAAGGCGCTGGGGATCGCCGACCGGACGGGCAGCCTGAAGCCCGGCAAGATGGCCGACGTCGTGCTGTGGAACGGCAATCCTTTCAGCGCCTATACGCGCCCCGAAAAGGTGTGGATCGACGGCGCGCTGATGTTCGACGCGATGGATCCCAAGCGGCGGCCCGTGAGCGATTTCGAGCTCGGCCAGCCGGGCGAAGGAGATGTGAAATGA
- a CDS encoding oligopeptide:H+ symporter produces the protein MKDIGLWDEGDWIAVIALVVLGVFLTVGGLIAGSKKPEFAGHPKGLYMLFFAEMWERFSYYGMRALLIFYLTQHWLFSDGKSNLIYGAYTSLVYITPVLGGYLADRYLGQRKAVLFGGVLLALGHLFMAFEGVGGQEDATINVFWLALALIIVGSGFLKANISVMVGQLYRLTDMRRDAAYTIFYMGINVGAALGTILVGYLGQKIGWAYGFGLAGIGMVAGLIVFVLGKNVLLGAGEAPAPLPRNKEMTIYAVGLGAVAVMWALVQYQDIIQNLLIISGLALLGYVLYESFKLDKEPRERMFAILFLIALNPLFWGLFEQAGGSFNLYTDRYVDKGGVPASVFQSINPIYIILFAPVFAALWQWLGKKGLEPSAPAKFALALAQVGLGFLVFVWGASSVGPEVATPVLFVFLLYLLHTTGELCLSPVGLSAMNRLAPSFLASLIMGAWFYMTAVGNFVAGKIGEATGGHDGAMTKDATLGIYWEIGLITIGVSIVVLALSPIVKKWMHLDTLADREPAVPGSGELGEPQAAGTHPKGA, from the coding sequence ATGAAAGATATAGGCCTTTGGGACGAAGGCGACTGGATCGCGGTTATCGCGCTGGTCGTTTTGGGGGTGTTCCTGACCGTCGGCGGATTGATCGCCGGCAGCAAGAAGCCCGAATTCGCCGGCCATCCCAAGGGCCTCTATATGCTCTTCTTTGCCGAGATGTGGGAGCGTTTTTCCTATTACGGCATGCGCGCGCTGCTGATCTTCTACCTGACGCAGCACTGGCTGTTTTCGGACGGCAAATCGAACCTGATCTACGGCGCCTACACCAGCCTCGTCTATATCACTCCGGTGCTCGGCGGTTATCTGGCCGACCGTTATCTGGGGCAGCGCAAGGCGGTGCTGTTCGGCGGCGTTCTCCTTGCGCTCGGCCATCTGTTCATGGCGTTCGAGGGCGTCGGCGGGCAGGAGGATGCGACGATCAACGTCTTCTGGCTCGCGCTCGCGCTGATCATCGTCGGTTCGGGTTTCCTCAAGGCCAATATCTCGGTGATGGTCGGCCAGCTTTACCGCCTGACCGACATGCGCCGCGACGCCGCCTATACCATCTTCTACATGGGGATTAACGTCGGTGCCGCGCTCGGCACGATCCTCGTCGGATATCTGGGGCAGAAGATCGGCTGGGCCTATGGCTTCGGCCTTGCGGGCATCGGCATGGTCGCCGGCCTGATCGTCTTCGTTCTCGGCAAGAATGTGCTGCTCGGCGCGGGCGAAGCGCCGGCGCCGCTCCCGCGCAACAAGGAAATGACCATCTATGCCGTCGGCCTCGGCGCCGTCGCGGTGATGTGGGCGCTGGTCCAGTATCAGGACATCATCCAGAACCTGCTGATCATCTCGGGCCTCGCGCTGCTCGGCTATGTGCTTTACGAATCGTTCAAGCTCGACAAGGAGCCGCGCGAGCGCATGTTCGCGATCCTGTTCCTGATCGCATTGAACCCGCTGTTCTGGGGCCTGTTCGAACAGGCCGGCGGCAGCTTCAACCTCTACACCGACCGATATGTCGACAAGGGCGGCGTGCCGGCGTCGGTGTTCCAGTCGATCAACCCCATCTATATCATCCTGTTCGCGCCGGTCTTCGCCGCGCTGTGGCAATGGCTGGGCAAAAAGGGCCTCGAGCCGTCGGCGCCCGCGAAATTCGCGCTGGCGCTCGCACAGGTCGGTCTCGGCTTCCTCGTCTTCGTGTGGGGCGCGAGTAGCGTCGGGCCCGAGGTCGCGACGCCGGTGCTCTTCGTCTTCCTGCTCTATCTCCTCCATACGACCGGCGAGCTTTGCCTGTCGCCGGTCGGGCTGAGCGCGATGAACCGCCTCGCGCCGAGCTTCCTCGCCTCGCTCATCATGGGCGCCTGGTTCTACATGACCGCGGTCGGAAATTTCGTTGCCGGCAAGATCGGCGAGGCGACCGGCGGGCATGACGGCGCGATGACCAAGGACGCCACGCTCGGCATCTATTGGGAAATCGGCCTGATCACCATCGGGGTCAGCATCGTCGTGCTGGCGCTGTCGCCGATCGTGAAGAAGTGGATGCACCTCGACACGCTCGCCGACCGCGAACCGGCCGTTCCGGGCAGCGGCGAACTGGGCGAGCCGCAGGCGGCCGGTACCCATCCCAAAGGGGCGTAA
- a CDS encoding nitroreductase, whose translation MFNDTSSLLTHLATRRSGKARDMVAPGPDAAELKNIIALALRTPDHGKLAPWRVVTIADDQRDAFAALLKRAWVAENPGAAGMDLSALDQFARQAPSLLVLISTPAPGAKIPAWEQQMSAGAVGMNLLHAAHAHGFVGSWLTGWAAYSAEVAAAFGAGESDKIVGYFFFGTPSRDLDERPRPEYDEVVRAWEI comes from the coding sequence ATGTTCAACGACACCTCTTCGCTCCTCACCCATCTCGCCACCCGCCGCTCGGGCAAGGCGCGCGACATGGTCGCGCCCGGCCCCGACGCGGCGGAGCTCAAGAACATCATCGCGCTCGCGCTGCGCACGCCCGACCATGGCAAGCTCGCGCCGTGGCGCGTCGTCACGATCGCCGACGACCAGCGCGACGCCTTCGCGGCGCTGCTCAAACGGGCGTGGGTCGCCGAAAACCCCGGCGCGGCGGGCATGGACCTCTCGGCGCTCGACCAGTTCGCGCGTCAGGCGCCATCGCTGCTCGTGCTGATTTCCACGCCCGCCCCCGGCGCCAAGATTCCCGCATGGGAACAGCAGATGTCGGCTGGCGCGGTCGGCATGAACCTGCTCCACGCCGCGCATGCGCACGGCTTCGTCGGCAGCTGGCTTACCGGTTGGGCGGCGTATAGTGCGGAGGTCGCCGCGGCGTTCGGCGCGGGCGAAAGCGACAAGATTGTCGGCTATTTCTTCTTCGGCACACCGTCGCGCGACCTCGACGAACGACCCCGCCCCGAATATGACGAGGTCGTTCGCGCCTGGGAAATTTAG
- a CDS encoding GntR family transcriptional regulator, whose product MLDQSKPVYQRLRDVIANAILDGSYRDGDMLPSVRSLAAEEGANPLTVAKAYQTFQDEGLVTVKRGVGMFVAEGATERLRDLMRADFLANVWPPVAQQMRRIGIDARTLLDLTEA is encoded by the coding sequence ATGCTTGATCAGTCCAAACCCGTGTACCAGCGCCTGCGCGACGTCATCGCCAACGCCATTCTCGACGGCAGCTATCGCGACGGCGACATGCTTCCTTCGGTGCGTTCGCTTGCCGCGGAGGAAGGCGCGAATCCCCTGACGGTCGCCAAAGCCTATCAGACATTCCAGGACGAAGGGCTGGTCACGGTCAAGCGCGGGGTCGGCATGTTCGTCGCCGAGGGCGCGACCGAACGCCTCCGCGACCTGATGCGCGCCGATTTCCTCGCCAACGTCTGGCCCCCGGTCGCGCAGCAGATGCGCCGCATCGGCATCGACGCGCGGACATTGCTCGATTTGACCGAGGCCTGA